One Corythoichthys intestinalis isolate RoL2023-P3 chromosome 9, ASM3026506v1, whole genome shotgun sequence DNA window includes the following coding sequences:
- the LOC130921386 gene encoding zinc finger protein 385A-like, translating to MILGSVNRAGPVPAFLRSPAVIPPSPLDMKPFLQFPLESPHPATLGLFHNFNTMDPVQKAVMTHTFGHPMVKTKRPVISCNVCQIRFNSESQAEAHYKGNRHARRVKGIETSKTARLQDGDKQHPPPTTSPSPSGPSPSNLDPDPNKQDDNRSCPTSESYLTPSHQTQAASSAEAECPSLASTGTPLPSSPSPDAIINTPLADSAGPNLPDTPSPAPSPPSGESEEEKAKKLLYCSLCKVAVNSLSQLEAHNKGTKHKTILEARSGLGPIKAYPRLGLKGPEQGGELSSDPNTQERTFHCEICNVRVNSELQLKQHISSRRHRDGVAGKPNPLLSRHKKRADFMELPKTLGAGLLPNPLAVAAAMAAAASSNQLALRAPGPPAHPHPHHHLLQGAPLSLLRPAPGPIRTTHGPILFTPY from the exons GAAGTGTAAACCGAGCAGGGCCGGTCCCTGCCTTCCTCAGGAGCCCAGCCGTCATCCCACCGTCACCTTTGGATATGAAGCCCTTCCTACAATTTCCCCTGGAGTCGCCGCACCCTGCCACTCTGGGTCTCTTCCACAACTTTAATACA ATGGACCCCGTCCAGAAAGCCGTAATGACGCACACTTTTGGGCACCCCATGGTGAAGACCAAGCGACCCGTAATCTCCTGCAATGTCTGTCAAATTCGGTTCAACTCAGAG AGTCAGGCAGAGGCTCACTATAAGGGTAACAGGCACGCTCGCAGAGTTAAAGGCATCGAAACGTCCAAGACAGCTCGTCTTCAAGATGGCGACAAGCAGCACCCTCCCCCCACGACTTCACCCTCCCCGTCAGGCCCGTCACCATCCAACCTGGATCCCGATCCTAATAAGCAGG ACGACAACCGATCCTGTCCCACCTCTGAGTCATATTTGACCCCAAGCCACCAGACACAGGCAGCAAGTTCAGCGGAAGCAGAGTGTCCCTCCTTAGCATCTACGGGCACACCTTTACCATCATCCCCTTCACCGGATGCCATCATCAACACGCCACTTGCAGACTCAGCAGGGCCAAATCTTCCTGACACCCCATCTCCAGCACCCAGCCCTCCTTCTGGAGAGTCCGAGGAGGAGAAAGCTAAGAAGCTTCTCTACTGCTCCTTATGCAAAGTTGCAGTTAATTCCCTCTCACAGCTGGAGGCTCACAACAAAG gtacaaaacacaaaacaattcTGGAGGCACGGAGTGGACTGGGGCCAATTAAAGCGTACCCACGTCTAGGTCTGAAAGGCCCCGAACAGGGTGGGGAGCTGTCGTCTGACCCCAACACTCAGGAAAGAACCTTCCACTGTGAGATCTGCAATGTCAGGGTCAACTCTGAACTACAACTTAAACAA CATATTTCCAGCCGTAGGCATCGAGATGGAGTTGCAGGGAAGCCCAATCCTCTACTCAGTCGCCACAAGAAGCGTGCTGACTTTATG GAACTTCCAAAAACTCTTGGGGCAGGACTTTTACCAAATCCTCTGGCTGTTGCAGCAGCCATGGCCGCTGCGGCATCCTCAAATCAGCTGGCACTTCGTGCTCCTGGACCTCCAGCCCATCCTCACCCCCATCACCATCTGCTCCAGGGGGCACCCCTCAGCCTGCTGAGGCCCGCTCCGGGGCCCATACGCACTACGCACGGGCCAATTCTCTTCACTCCGTACTAA